CGATCACAGTGAATGAAGGCCAGGACCTGACCGAGAACCTGAAACTCGAAGCGGTTGCCATTCAAGGGCAGAGTGTATTGGTGACGGCGCAGGCTAGCGGACAAAATGCGGCGATAAACCAACAACTGTCCTCCATGCAGATTACGAATGTCGTATCCGCCGCGAAGATTCAGGAGCTCCCTGATGCGAACGCGGCGGAATCGGTCGGCAGGCTGCCCGGAGTATCCTTGATCAGAGAGGGCGGCGAGGCCTCTCAAGTGGTCATCCGCGGACTCGCACCGCAATACAATCAGATAACGATTGACGGCGTCCAGATGGGTGGGAATGTCACTCCCAATACCTCCTATAATTTGCTGCCGGATACCCGCTCCCCGGGGATCAACGATCAAACAGCGCTGGCGAACCTCTCCAACTTTGGTGATCGATCAGTGGACCTGAGCATGGTTTCTTCGAACAGCCTTGGAGGAATAGAGGTCACCAAGGCGATAACTCCGGACATGGACGCTGCGGTGCTGGGTGGTGTCGTGAACTTTGATTTGAGGGAGGCTCAAACCGGCGTGTCGGCGTTCCATCTTCTGGCCCAGGGCGGTTACAACAACCTGAAGGACGACTATGGCGATTACAGGCTTGGCACCAGCGGCGAGAAGAGATTCTTCGATGAACGCCTTGGTGTCTACGCAGATGTGGAGGTGGAGCGCAGAAATTTATCCGCAAACCAGCTCGGTGCGGACTACAATATAAAGACAAAAAACTTTGGCGTGACCAACAGAACCTACCTCTATGATGTCACGCTGACAGACATCCCCCGCGAGAGACAACGATATGATGGCACGATCACCATGGATTACAAACTAAACGACGGCAAGATTGATCTGATGACGTTCTACAGCTACGGGGACACGAAAGAGCAGGATCGGGCTGAAACGTTCAAGCTGCTTGATCAGGGCAACAGCCACGTATATTCGCTGACAGACCAGGAAACACAATTGACTCAATTGACTAACATCCTTGATTTCAAGAAAGAAATATCGAGCTTCGACATAGACGCAAAGGTCTCGCACTCTTATTCAGAGAATTATCTGCCTTACAACAACGATTACCAGTTCCAGCAGTTGTCTGCAGGATACTCAAATGTAAATGATGAGAACCTGAGCCCTCAACAGATACCGGCCCTCGCAAACGACAGTCTTCCGATCACACAAATGTTCAGTGTCGCGGACGCAAACAGTATGACCAAACAGAGAAACATATCAGCGTCACTGGATCTAAAGACCAATCTTGACTTTTCGAACTGGCTTACAAGCACGATAAAATTCGGTGGGCAATTTCAGTATGTGACAAGGTCCTACAACTACGAACAGTCCGACGGAAATATCTGGTATAGTGGTGGTAATGTAATTCAAGGTATTGAAAATACATTTCCCTGGATGATACCGACGATTCAGAAGTATGGTATGATAATCCCCCTGGTAACCGACAGCGGTTACAGTTATAAGCACTTCTTCGACGGCAGCTATAATATGGGGCCTGCGATGAACGTGGGGCTTTTGAACCAGATGCTCCAGGTGGCAAAGAAATATGGCACCCTGGAATCTTGGTCTTATAATGCTGTTGCTTCGGGTACGTCGGATTACTCTGGAAAAGAATACAGAAGTGCCGGATATGGAATGGCAACGGTCAATTTTGGTCCCGACCTTACTCTTCTCCCGGGTATCCGGTACCAAGTTCTCGAGACAGACTACACGGCACCACGCGCCCTGAGTCAACTCGGGCCGATCTCGAGATACACATACATCCATAAAGATACGACTGTCGATGTAGCTCATGGTTTTTGGTTGCCGATGGTGCACCTGCGATATAACCCGCTTTCATGGATGCAGATTCATCTAGCATACACCAATTCGATTACTTATCCCGACGTCAGTGCCATAACGCCTGAACTGCAGGTCGGTACATCTTCGGTTGATTACCACAACTATCTGTTGAAACCGGCGCACTCATCGAACTACGATGCGATCTTGTCGATTTACGACAACACAATCGGTTTGTTATCCATTGATGGATTTTACAAGCATATCAACGACCTGATATTTTCTACCGGCACCACTTATGTTCTCAACGCGTCTCAATTTCCGGGCGTGCCGACTTATGCTCTCGGGTACTCGATCAACACGAGCGTCAATGACCCCTATGCGGTTGAAGTATACGGTGCTGAGGTTGACTGGGAGACGCATTTTTGGTACTTGCCGGGCCCCCTGTCCGGATTGGTTCTGAGTGCGAACTACTCTCGAATATTTTCACAGGCTAAATATCCCTATACCTACATACATGTAATAAGCCAATATCCCTTCAAGGCTGACACGATAAGCACTTACTTCACTGATCGTCTTATCAACCAGCCGAGCTTTGTGGCAAATCTTGCGATTGGATACGACTACAGGGATTTTTCCGCACGCGTCTCGATGCTCTACCAGAGTAATGTCTTCGAGGCATATAACTTCTGGCCCGAACTTAGATCCAATACCGACAAGTATCTCAGATGGGATGCTTCTGTTAAACAGGGACTACCCTGGCTCGGGGTTCAGGTATTTTTCGACCTTTACAATATCAACGGTGCTCGTGATATAACTCTCAACAATGGATCGAATTTCCCGAGCGCCGAGGATCATTATGGTATGACCGCTGACCTGGGAATTCGTCTGCAGCTGTGACTATGGCTGAAGGCGCCGAGCGAAAGCGGAGGAAGGCATCATTTGTACGAAACGTCAAGAATCAAACCAAACCAAAGGAGACTTATCATGAAAACGATTTTCACTGCCCTTGTTCTATGCGCAGTGGCATTACTGGCTGCATCGCCCGGACAGCTGTTCGCCCAATCCGACACGATTTGGGTCGCAGCATCCCCGGCTGGTAACATTAACGATTTCATAGGCGGTGACACACTCGCGGACGGGAGCCGAGCTCATGCGAATGCGATCTACGCTCTTTACAGAGATTCCCTGTATTTCTATACTGCGACACTCGAGTCGAAGGGTCCTCTCACAATCGTTGCTCCCGATGGTGCAGGAGCGCCTCCAGTAATAGCGTCGGCTGTTTTGCCAGATGGCTCGACTGTGTGGACATTCCTTAACTCAGACAAAGGAAATCTCACGCTGAAAAACCTTTACTTGCTTGGTGTTGGACCGAACAACCAATGGCTAGGCTGGGGCAGCGCAGTCAACATCAACGGCGACAGCAGTAAGGTCGTTGTTGATGGCTGCGTATTCGACGAATGGAGCGATGGCGCCGTCGACCAGAACGGAAGCTGGGACAGTTTCTGGTTCACAAACAATTACTTCATCAACGACATTCACTCCTCGTCATACTTTGGTGGCCACGATTGGGAGTCGCATGGAGTGCCGACTGATACTATCATCATGGTCAACAATACTATGTTCAACGACAATTCGTATTCCTACTGTCCGACGGGCTACGTTAGATTTAATCGCTTTGAGCATAACACCGTCTGTTTGAACATGGTTAACCCGCAGAATGATTTCTTCGGGACCAATGAGATCGTCAGCAATAACATTTTCTATTCTACTTTGATGATCGGTCAGCAGATCGATGAAGCCTACGGCGCGTGGTACGACACTGTTCCCTACAAGTCATTCGCATGGAGCGGCTCGTCCACTATCAGTCTTGATACTCTCGGGTTGCTAAACTGGATTGCCCAATACCCTGCGGAGCACTTATCCGATGCTACTAGGAAAGTCCTCATCCACAACAATGCGTATTTCTGGCCCTCACAAGTTGTGAACTTCTGGACCGCCTATAACGACACGGTTACAAAGAAGGTAGCTGTGAGCTATTCCGATTCATCTTTCAACCCGAGCCATGGTCCTCACGACACGCTGCTCGTCAACGATACGATAAAAGCGATCCTGGTGCCGCCGGCTGGATGGATGAACGGCAGGACTCAAGGCATGTTCAGCAACAAAACTATGTTCCCTGGACTGAGCGCATGGGCAAACGACAGCGTTGACCCAGGATTTCCTTCGTTTGTTTCGAACCAGATTGATAGTGCTTTGAAATATGTTGTTGCGATCAGAGCCGGCCTGTACCCGGGCTTCATGTGGGACTACACTGCCGGTCAACCGATGTTCAGTTGGCTGTGGCCACTGCCGAATCTCGCGTACTCGAACGTCTCACTTCAAACCGCCGGTAGCGACGGGTACGCGCTTGGAGACCTGAACCAGTTCCCGACTCAGAAGGCGGCATGGCTGGCAGCAGGTGGACTTGGACTCGGAGTTAAACCTCAGGTTGTCTCCGTTCCCGGCAAGTTCGAGCTCAGGAACAATTATCCGAACCCGTTTAACCCGACCACTACAATCAGCTTCACGCTTAACGCAACCGGCCCGGCAAGCCTGAAGATCTATAATGTCCTCGGTCAGCTGGTGATGACTGTGGACGAAGGCGTAAGGAATGCGGGTCAGCTTTATACCTTCAATGTCAACATGGACAGATTCTCCAGCGGAGTATACTTCTACACGCTCCAGCAGGCGACTAATTCAATTACTAAAAAGATGCTCCTTCTGAAGTAGATCGCCATCGGCGAAGGGCTGTCAGTCCAAAGCTGACAGCCCCGCCGAATTTTCATCCACGGTGTCAATTATTCTTGATCGTCTCTTGAGTTGCCCGAAAGAAAAAATGTCCGTTGAGTATTCGGGTTAGGTAACTCCCTCCGTCGAAGATAAAACAGCGATGCGCGTTCCTCGCATCTCCATTCCACTCATCATCCTTTCGCTTCAACAATCCCGTCTCGAGTGAGTCGTCATGCTATTTGAGTGTGTGGTCACTGATCTGCCGTGCACAAACTCCGGTCCATGCTTGCAGAACAGGACCCAGGCATTCGCAAGGTTATCCCACCGGGTTCTCCAGCGGGGCACTTCCAATCTCTGTTGCTGGCAGACCTTGCGACCGTCGATGTTTGCGCTAACATGGATTTTGCCCGAAAATCACGTTGGTGCATTAATTTATTCATCGACAAAATCAACTCGCGTGGGACAGGAGACCTCCGGTTAAGTCGACAGGCCAAAATGGTCGTAATTCCGCCTTTTGCTCGAAACAAAACACTTGACATTGCAGACTGGGTTCAGTAACATATCTTAGTTTGTTCGAGCAACCAATAAACTAAACCGCATAAGGCTGTTATTTGACCGGAATACGTTCTCAGGAAGTAAACTATGTCGACCGAACGCAGTCACGATTGGATGAAAAACGATACTCCCGCGTGTTTGCGGGCAATCTGGCTTGCGGAAACAGCTCTGAAAAGAAGATTTCTGATGCGAACTCGTCTTTTGCATCTTCGCCGATCAATCGGCAGAAAAATGGTGCTCGTCTTTTCAATCCGTCCCTAAGGCTGGCTCATGAAAACATGACAGGGAGACAAAATGAATAGAGCCTTACTACGATTACTGACTTCTATTTCCATTCTCGTTTTTTCAATCTGCGGTGCAGCAAGTGCTTCAGTTAGTCCGAGCGTGCAAGGAACTGTAAAGGACGCTCAAACAGGCGAGCCGCTTCCGGGCGCAAGCGTTCTCCTTCTCGGCACGAGTCTCGGCGGCTCGACTGACCTGAATGGAAAGTACACGATCAAGAACGTCCCCCCGGGAAAGTACACCGCACGTGCGACTTACATCGGCTACAAATCTTCGACTGCAGATATTGAAGTGAAAGAAGGAACAATCCTCACTCAGGATTTCTCGCTCGAAGCTGTCGGCATCCAGGGCCAGGCTGTTATTGTAACAGCTCAGGCGAGCGGTCAGAACCAGGCGATCAACCAGCAGCTTTCATCGATGCAAATCACGAACGTAGTTTCTGCCGCCCGGATACAGGAGCTTCCCGATGCAAACGCTGCTGAATCCGTTGCCAGGCTTCCGGGTATATCGGTCCTCAGAACCGGAGGAGAAGCGGATAAAGTGGTCATCCGCGGACTCGATCCGAAGTATAATGAAGTCACCATAAATGGAGTTCAGATGGCCGGCTCGGATGCGAGTGACCGAAGCGTGGACCTGAGCATGATATCCTCGAACATGTTGGAGGGGATCGATGTCACCAAAACAGTTACCCCTGACATGGATGCGAACGTGATTGGAGGAGTTGTAAACTACGATCTTCGGGAGGCAAGCATGGAGAACCCCGGCGTTCCGAAATTCAGCCTCCTTGCCCAGGGAGCATACAACGGTCTGTCAGATGCCTATAACAAATTCAATAACTATAAATATGCTGCGTCCATCGAGAACAGATTTTTCAACAGCAGGTTTGGTGTTTTTGCGCAAGCATCACTCGAGAGACGAAATCTTTCCGACAATGAACTCAACGCGGGCTACTTTGCTAACCTGCAGGATCCAGTTAATTCGTACTCTGTTCAAAACGTTCAGATAGACGATATCGCCAGAGACAGGCTGAGAGGAAACGGAGTCGTTGCTCTCGACTACAAGCTGCCCGATGGAAGAATCCTTTTGTCCAACTTCTTCAGCAGCGGCAGTACAAAGACCGACGATCGACAGCAGTTCTATAATATTGCGGCGGGTGATGTCCAGGATTTTAATGCGATTAGAACCAATGGAACTTTGAATACGGTTACAAATCTCCTTAGCTACGAACAGCAGGCATGGATATTCAACGTCAAAGCAGGTTTGTCACATTCATATTCAGAGACCAGGGACCCGGCGGACTGGACGGTCAGCTTTATAAATGGCTCGGCCGGCATACCGAGCTCACTGCGCCTCGGTACTAATGTGGATCCCAAAGACATAGTGAAATCCGCGAACAACAATGTCAACACCAGTCTTCTCTATACAGTGCAGACTCAGTACACATTTACTCGCGAGCGGGACTTTGGAGGGTCCTTGGATCTCGATACGCACTTGAACCTGTCGGATGAAATCACCTCCGTAATCAAGTTTGGCGGAAAGTATCAGCATCAAACGCGATCATACAATACGGATTTCATCGATGGAGAATCATTTACTTACGCGAGCGGAGCAGGGATCATAAAAGAGTTGGCCCATGCTTTCCCCTGGGTTCAGACAAGCGCGGATAGTACTACCATCCTGATGGCTTCGGTTTCAGATCCGAACTTCAGCTACGGAAAATTTCTCGGTGGAGACTACACGATGGTTCATCCGCTGGACTTCTCTCGCCTGCAGTCGATGGTGGACTACATGAATGCCCATCAGATAAATCAAAACATAAATTATAATTACGACATCGGCAATTCCGGACAAAGCGATTATTCCGGCCAGGAAGATATAAGCGCCGCTTATGTGATGGCAACTGTCCATATCGGCCCGATGGTCACAATCATCCCGGGTGTCCGGTATCAACAGCTCAGGACCGATTATCTCGCGCTTCAGGGCGAACGCGGTCCCAATCCATACAGTCAGTACGTTGCCCAGACGGACACGGCAATAACTTATCATCATTACTGGCTCCCCGATGTCCTCGTTCGCATCAAGCCGACAGATTGGTTCGATGTGCGCCTCGCCTACACAAATACTTTGTCCTACCCGGACTACGCGTCCCTGGCTCCAATCGTCGTAGTCAACCTGACTGCCAACCAGATTCAGTGGAACGGTTTTGAATTGAATCCGATGAGGTCCACGAATTACGACGCATATTTTTCTTTTTACGATAACACAATCGGTCTCTTCACGGTCGGAGCTTTCTTAAAACAAATTACAGATTTGATTTACCAGTACACGTTCACTCCGACTGCCGCAGAACTGGTTAATTATTGGCCCCAATGGATGACCCCGCCTACAGGACTCAGGAAGGGACCCACAGTCGCCGAGTACATAAACAATCCATATAAGATCAACGATTATGGAATGGAACTCGATTGGCAGACGCACTTCTGGTATCTGCCTGGACCTCTCACGGGTTTAGTGCTGAACGTGAATTACACACATATTTTTTCAAAGGCGCAATACCTGGTACCGCTCGTGACTAACCAACGAACCGGTGAGAGTGTCCCGTCGGGATACTATGATCCGCTTCTTTATCAGCCCGACAATATTGTAAACCTGACAATCGGTTATGACTACAGAGGATTCTCAGTCCGGGTATCTTCAATTTATTCGGCCAAGATTTTCACGACTCCGAGTCAATACCCTGTAATTCGTGCTTCAACTTCAGCATACAATCGGTGGGATGTCGCGCTGAAACAGGAATTGCCGGTGCAAGGACTCGCGGTCTACTGTAATCTGAATAATATCAATGGAGCCAACGATATCAGCGTGATATCATCACCAAATGCAGTGCCGAGAAGCGAACAAAGTTATGATTTCATGGTTGAACTTGGGCTTCGTTATCAACTGTAGACAGACATTTATCAGTGGAAAGCAACATTCAAGAATGAGCTTTCTTGGTTTAACTAAATACAAATTCACATTAGTGCCTGGATGTGAAAGGAGGCGGTGCGAAGACACGAGCGAATTTCTTTATGGAGCTGAATCCATTTTCAAAAATGAACGAAGATGGAAAATCATGAACAGGTCTAAAAAATCAAAAGGAGAATCAGGATGAAGCGATTCAATTACTTGACGTTTCTCCTTGCAATGGTAGCGTTTCTTGCCTTGCGAGGTCAGGTGTTTGCTTACGGTGCAGATACACTTGTCGTATACGCAACACCTATAAACGTCACGCTTGACAGCGTTGTAAGTCATGATCAGGCCACAGCACACCATCATGTGTATGTATTGGCCTCAGTCGATACGCCTTACACCTTCCTCAATACCGTTTTGGTGAATGACAACGTAACGTTCCTCGGTGTATTGGGAGCGAACGGAAGGCCGCCTTGTATTGAACCCGATCCGTCGACCTCAGCCTCGACCGCTCACCAATATTTATTCACCTTTACAAAAAATGGCTCGACTGTAAAACTAATGAACCTTTACCTCCTCGGGATCGCAACGGATGGTTCAATCAATGAAGGTGATGGATTTGGAGTTACAGTAAACGGAGACAGCATACACCTCATTGTTAATAACGTCGTGTTCGAACAGTGGAGTCAGTTCGCAATTAATTATTCCGGGAACTGGGACAAACTTACCATTCTGAACACCGAATTTAGGAATTTGGTCAACCCGGGAAGCGATTACACTGGTGAAGCGATAAGGTTCAGAAACGATATCAACCGTGATCCGCAAGATTCCGTTGTCATTAAAGATTGTACATTCCTTGGCTTGAACGGATACGTGGCGTGCGTGGGGGTGACGGGTTTTCTAACGTACTTTGACTTCGAACACAATAGTGTGGTAGGCGTATACAAGAATCCGTTCTTTGCTATGAATACCACAAATTGGGTATGCCAGCACAATATTTTCTACGCTGCTTATGCGGGCGGAATGGCCAACGGTGAATACCCGTGGTGGGATCGGATTTGGGCGCCCGGCGCAGGTTCAGTCATCGATCTTGATACACTTAACAAGCCGATAGCTGGACAGCTTGGCATTGACACGTCCGCGTCCACCTGGATAACGGCTGCCGAGGCAGCACGTAACATTCAGATAAACGATAACGTGTACTTCATGCCGACATCAATCTCGGACTTTGTGACGGCCTGGGATGACACAGCGCACGGAGTTGACAGCATTTACACTTGCGGCTGGATGAACGCTTACACCGAGGCAATGTTTGCGAACCATTCTAACTTCAAGGCGACCGGCAACCTGGTCGGAACAGACCCAGGATTTGGTTCTGGAATCGCAGCCATGATTGGTGCTGCGGGGACTACAGTCCCGGCTGCTGACGGAATTGGCATGCTACCGTGGCTCACCGAATCAAGAACCCACGGTGATGTAGCCACACATTTCTGGGGATACCAGCAGGCGTTGCCGGACTTCAGCAGCGGAAA
This DNA window, taken from Candidatus Kryptoniota bacterium, encodes the following:
- a CDS encoding TonB-dependent receptor, producing the protein MPIQIRAVSHRLFAGVAVPSPLGIIISISVLVTGLLFQVSAYGAGVLTNSSIKGSVKDSQTGDALPGATILLKGTSLGSSSDLAGDFIIRNVPPGSYTLRATYVGYRSVEVPITVNEGQDLTENLKLEAVAIQGQSVLVTAQASGQNAAINQQLSSMQITNVVSAAKIQELPDANAAESVGRLPGVSLIREGGEASQVVIRGLAPQYNQITIDGVQMGGNVTPNTSYNLLPDTRSPGINDQTALANLSNFGDRSVDLSMVSSNSLGGIEVTKAITPDMDAAVLGGVVNFDLREAQTGVSAFHLLAQGGYNNLKDDYGDYRLGTSGEKRFFDERLGVYADVEVERRNLSANQLGADYNIKTKNFGVTNRTYLYDVTLTDIPRERQRYDGTITMDYKLNDGKIDLMTFYSYGDTKEQDRAETFKLLDQGNSHVYSLTDQETQLTQLTNILDFKKEISSFDIDAKVSHSYSENYLPYNNDYQFQQLSAGYSNVNDENLSPQQIPALANDSLPITQMFSVADANSMTKQRNISASLDLKTNLDFSNWLTSTIKFGGQFQYVTRSYNYEQSDGNIWYSGGNVIQGIENTFPWMIPTIQKYGMIIPLVTDSGYSYKHFFDGSYNMGPAMNVGLLNQMLQVAKKYGTLESWSYNAVASGTSDYSGKEYRSAGYGMATVNFGPDLTLLPGIRYQVLETDYTAPRALSQLGPISRYTYIHKDTTVDVAHGFWLPMVHLRYNPLSWMQIHLAYTNSITYPDVSAITPELQVGTSSVDYHNYLLKPAHSSNYDAILSIYDNTIGLLSIDGFYKHINDLIFSTGTTYVLNASQFPGVPTYALGYSINTSVNDPYAVEVYGAEVDWETHFWYLPGPLSGLVLSANYSRIFSQAKYPYTYIHVISQYPFKADTISTYFTDRLINQPSFVANLAIGYDYRDFSARVSMLYQSNVFEAYNFWPELRSNTDKYLRWDASVKQGLPWLGVQVFFDLYNINGARDITLNNGSNFPSAEDHYGMTADLGIRLQL
- a CDS encoding T9SS type A sorting domain-containing protein, which produces MKTIFTALVLCAVALLAASPGQLFAQSDTIWVAASPAGNINDFIGGDTLADGSRAHANAIYALYRDSLYFYTATLESKGPLTIVAPDGAGAPPVIASAVLPDGSTVWTFLNSDKGNLTLKNLYLLGVGPNNQWLGWGSAVNINGDSSKVVVDGCVFDEWSDGAVDQNGSWDSFWFTNNYFINDIHSSSYFGGHDWESHGVPTDTIIMVNNTMFNDNSYSYCPTGYVRFNRFEHNTVCLNMVNPQNDFFGTNEIVSNNIFYSTLMIGQQIDEAYGAWYDTVPYKSFAWSGSSTISLDTLGLLNWIAQYPAEHLSDATRKVLIHNNAYFWPSQVVNFWTAYNDTVTKKVAVSYSDSSFNPSHGPHDTLLVNDTIKAILVPPAGWMNGRTQGMFSNKTMFPGLSAWANDSVDPGFPSFVSNQIDSALKYVVAIRAGLYPGFMWDYTAGQPMFSWLWPLPNLAYSNVSLQTAGSDGYALGDLNQFPTQKAAWLAAGGLGLGVKPQVVSVPGKFELRNNYPNPFNPTTTISFTLNATGPASLKIYNVLGQLVMTVDEGVRNAGQLYTFNVNMDRFSSGVYFYTLQQATNSITKKMLLLK
- a CDS encoding TonB-dependent receptor, whose protein sequence is MNRALLRLLTSISILVFSICGAASASVSPSVQGTVKDAQTGEPLPGASVLLLGTSLGGSTDLNGKYTIKNVPPGKYTARATYIGYKSSTADIEVKEGTILTQDFSLEAVGIQGQAVIVTAQASGQNQAINQQLSSMQITNVVSAARIQELPDANAAESVARLPGISVLRTGGEADKVVIRGLDPKYNEVTINGVQMAGSDASDRSVDLSMISSNMLEGIDVTKTVTPDMDANVIGGVVNYDLREASMENPGVPKFSLLAQGAYNGLSDAYNKFNNYKYAASIENRFFNSRFGVFAQASLERRNLSDNELNAGYFANLQDPVNSYSVQNVQIDDIARDRLRGNGVVALDYKLPDGRILLSNFFSSGSTKTDDRQQFYNIAAGDVQDFNAIRTNGTLNTVTNLLSYEQQAWIFNVKAGLSHSYSETRDPADWTVSFINGSAGIPSSLRLGTNVDPKDIVKSANNNVNTSLLYTVQTQYTFTRERDFGGSLDLDTHLNLSDEITSVIKFGGKYQHQTRSYNTDFIDGESFTYASGAGIIKELAHAFPWVQTSADSTTILMASVSDPNFSYGKFLGGDYTMVHPLDFSRLQSMVDYMNAHQINQNINYNYDIGNSGQSDYSGQEDISAAYVMATVHIGPMVTIIPGVRYQQLRTDYLALQGERGPNPYSQYVAQTDTAITYHHYWLPDVLVRIKPTDWFDVRLAYTNTLSYPDYASLAPIVVVNLTANQIQWNGFELNPMRSTNYDAYFSFYDNTIGLFTVGAFLKQITDLIYQYTFTPTAAELVNYWPQWMTPPTGLRKGPTVAEYINNPYKINDYGMELDWQTHFWYLPGPLTGLVLNVNYTHIFSKAQYLVPLVTNQRTGESVPSGYYDPLLYQPDNIVNLTIGYDYRGFSVRVSSIYSAKIFTTPSQYPVIRASTSAYNRWDVALKQELPVQGLAVYCNLNNINGANDISVISSPNAVPRSEQSYDFMVELGLRYQL
- a CDS encoding T9SS type A sorting domain-containing protein, producing MKRFNYLTFLLAMVAFLALRGQVFAYGADTLVVYATPINVTLDSVVSHDQATAHHHVYVLASVDTPYTFLNTVLVNDNVTFLGVLGANGRPPCIEPDPSTSASTAHQYLFTFTKNGSTVKLMNLYLLGIATDGSINEGDGFGVTVNGDSIHLIVNNVVFEQWSQFAINYSGNWDKLTILNTEFRNLVNPGSDYTGEAIRFRNDINRDPQDSVVIKDCTFLGLNGYVACVGVTGFLTYFDFEHNSVVGVYKNPFFAMNTTNWVCQHNIFYAAYAGGMANGEYPWWDRIWAPGAGSVIDLDTLNKPIAGQLGIDTSASTWITAAEAARNIQINDNVYFMPTSISDFVTAWDDTAHGVDSIYTCGWMNAYTEAMFANHSNFKATGNLVGTDPGFGSGIAAMIGAAGTTVPAADGIGMLPWLTESRTHGDVATHFWGYQQALPDFSSGNWEPTWPLPEATSNDLKYSASMKATDGQYYGDTRWFGVALAVKPQTQSVPAKFSLSDNYPNPFNPTTTIDFTVARNGSTSLKIYNILGQQVMTVFQGNAVAGQNYSFNVNMDRLASGLYFYTLDQIGNSITKKMLLLK